A genomic stretch from Glaciecola nitratireducens FR1064 includes:
- a CDS encoding amidohydrolase: protein MPEAVMSAECLSADMVIHNTKIYTANEAQWTAEATAVLGDKIIFVGSNADAAQYMCGDAQIMDMNGKYVYAGFTDSHQHVEGVGQRPKTLSLFGIATLAETVDAIKAFSEGVPANEWVQGRGWIEREWTDEKRFLSKQDVDPFTADKPLFMPRADGVSALVNSKALELAGINKDSPDPLGGKFERDADGNPSGYILATAMDIFRNIIPAKTRAYKKDSLVQGMYENAKLGWTNTQDAGMPYVNVDIMKEIHDEGNMSTRIYAAANVAEAATMLERGPEATADNMFELRGIKVYIDGTLGSRGAALLENYADADHNGFMNRTTKEELDPILREALRKGIQIETHVIGDRAVRSLLNWYEEAFNAVPKSEWAVAEPRWRLEHAQIIPAQDQERLVSLGVLPSMQPSHGIGDLNFAPDRLGPDRLAYAYPWQQLVDRGLMILGGSDAPVELGDPRIEFYAAISRKRLDGTAGEGWHPELAVNRKTALKMFTIWPAYGAFQEDIRGSVEVGKYADFTIFDRDWLSVPEADILRSENVMTIVGGKITYQSYGK from the coding sequence ATGCCTGAAGCTGTAATGTCAGCAGAGTGCCTTAGCGCGGATATGGTCATTCATAACACAAAAATTTATACCGCGAACGAGGCTCAGTGGACTGCTGAAGCCACAGCGGTGCTTGGTGACAAAATTATATTTGTCGGGTCAAACGCCGATGCAGCCCAATATATGTGCGGTGATGCCCAAATAATGGATATGAACGGAAAGTATGTATATGCAGGTTTTACCGACAGTCACCAGCACGTGGAAGGTGTTGGCCAGCGCCCAAAAACGTTAAGCCTCTTTGGTATCGCAACACTAGCAGAAACGGTTGATGCCATTAAAGCGTTTTCAGAAGGTGTACCTGCAAATGAATGGGTGCAAGGGCGCGGCTGGATTGAACGAGAATGGACGGACGAAAAAAGATTTCTTAGCAAACAAGATGTTGATCCATTTACAGCGGATAAACCCTTATTTATGCCTCGTGCGGACGGTGTTTCTGCGCTGGTCAATTCGAAAGCACTGGAACTTGCAGGTATAAATAAAGATTCTCCTGACCCACTTGGCGGTAAATTTGAGCGTGATGCAGACGGCAATCCGAGCGGCTATATACTAGCGACCGCAATGGATATTTTTAGAAATATTATCCCAGCAAAAACACGTGCATATAAAAAAGACAGCCTTGTACAAGGTATGTACGAAAACGCTAAGCTTGGTTGGACGAATACTCAAGACGCCGGAATGCCTTACGTTAACGTCGACATCATGAAGGAGATCCACGACGAAGGAAATATGTCCACCCGCATTTACGCAGCAGCAAATGTTGCAGAAGCGGCAACAATGCTGGAGCGTGGCCCTGAAGCAACAGCCGACAACATGTTTGAATTACGCGGTATTAAGGTTTATATCGACGGTACGCTGGGTTCGCGCGGCGCAGCTCTTTTGGAAAATTATGCAGACGCTGATCATAATGGTTTTATGAATCGCACCACGAAAGAGGAGCTTGACCCTATTTTACGAGAAGCACTGCGCAAAGGTATCCAGATCGAGACACATGTGATTGGGGATCGAGCAGTAAGATCTCTTTTAAATTGGTATGAGGAAGCGTTCAATGCTGTACCAAAATCCGAATGGGCGGTGGCTGAGCCGAGATGGAGACTCGAGCACGCACAAATTATCCCGGCACAAGACCAGGAACGACTTGTGAGTCTTGGGGTTTTACCATCTATGCAGCCAAGCCACGGAATAGGTGATCTCAACTTTGCACCAGATAGACTTGGCCCTGACCGCCTTGCTTACGCATACCCGTGGCAGCAATTGGTTGATCGCGGTTTAATGATACTGGGTGGATCTGATGCACCAGTAGAACTTGGTGATCCTCGGATTGAATTTTACGCCGCTATCAGTCGTAAAAGGCTTGATGGTACTGCCGGCGAAGGTTGGCATCCCGAGCTTGCGGTAAACCGTAAAACCGCGCTTAAAATGTTTACCATTTGGCCTGCTTATGGCGCATTTCAAGAGGATATTCGTGGGTCTGTAGAAGTTGGTAAATATGCAGACTTTACAATATTTGATCGAGATTGGCTTAGCGTTCCAGAAGCCGATATCTTAAGGTCAGAAAATGTGATGACCATCGTCGGTGGGAAGATAACGTATCAAAGTTACGGAAAATAA
- a CDS encoding BON domain-containing protein → MKRSLIALTLLTGLSTSAMASTNSWEKEAMDAWIDGKAEATLLFNGNLNSFDINTDVKMGTVTLTGSVENDIEKELAEELVLGIKGVKTVDNQLTVLNMDMDTKSEKASQFTDAKISTVISSRLLFDSEVSGLKIDVDVDNRKVTLNGTVATAAERDLAVNIAKNTKDVDSVMSKLVIKKAEK, encoded by the coding sequence ATGAAACGTTCATTAATTGCATTAACTTTATTAACCGGTTTAAGCACATCAGCTATGGCATCAACAAATAGCTGGGAAAAGGAAGCGATGGATGCTTGGATAGATGGTAAAGCGGAAGCTACTCTGCTATTTAACGGCAACTTGAATTCATTTGACATCAACACTGACGTTAAAATGGGTACGGTAACACTGACCGGTAGCGTAGAAAACGATATTGAAAAAGAATTAGCTGAAGAGCTGGTGTTAGGCATTAAAGGTGTGAAAACAGTCGATAATCAATTGACTGTTTTAAACATGGACATGGACACGAAATCTGAGAAAGCGTCACAGTTTACTGATGCAAAAATCAGTACGGTAATCAGTAGTCGCTTGTTGTTTGATTCCGAAGTGTCTGGTCTGAAAATTGATGTAGACGTGGACAACCGGAAGGTCACCTTGAACGGCACCGTGGCGACTGCAGCAGAACGAGATTTAGCAGTAAATATTGCCAAAAACACGAAAGATGTGGATTCGGTGATGAGTAAGCTAGTTATCAAAAAAGCTGAAAAGTAA
- the greB gene encoding transcription elongation factor GreB: protein MKTKLITREGYTKLKDEHDYLWYTKRPEITKIVTWAASLGDRSENADYTFNKRVLRQIDRRVRFLRKLLPELSIVEYRPEQAGKVFFGAWVEIENEAGDSKRFRIVGPEEIYGDVKDYISIDSPMARALLKKEVDDSFTVKTPSGTSEWYVNSIEYQQN from the coding sequence TTGAAAACTAAACTGATCACACGTGAAGGTTACACAAAGCTAAAAGATGAGCATGATTACCTTTGGTACACCAAACGACCAGAAATTACTAAAATTGTCACGTGGGCGGCTAGTTTAGGCGACCGCTCCGAAAACGCGGACTACACGTTTAACAAACGGGTTTTGAGGCAAATTGATCGCCGGGTACGATTTTTACGAAAGCTATTGCCTGAATTATCAATCGTGGAATACCGCCCAGAACAAGCAGGTAAGGTGTTTTTTGGCGCTTGGGTAGAAATAGAAAATGAGGCAGGCGATTCGAAGCGCTTCAGGATTGTTGGGCCGGAAGAAATTTATGGGGATGTGAAGGACTATATTTCTATCGACTCTCCAATGGCTAGAGCCTTACTGAAAAAGGAGGTAGACGACTCTTTTACAGTAAAAACACCCAGCGGCACAAGCGAATGGTACGTCAATTCGATTGAGTATCAGCAAAACTAA
- a CDS encoding Tex family protein: MIIEKIASELNASPKQIQAAVALLDEGSTVPFIARYRKEATQGLDDTQLRNLEQRLGYLRELEARRKVILKSIDEQGKLEDGLKAKLLAADNKTTLEDLYLPYKPRRRTKGQIAIEAGLEPLADELYTNSDAQPETLAEQYINAENNITDAKAALDGAKFILMERFSENADLLQSVRQYLIRNAHVKSVVAPGKETEGQKYKDYFDYTEKYAKIPSHRALAMFRGRNEGILQINIDADPQQEEGTRRSHGEDLIEQSLNLRLTDSARDKWLSSVVQWTWKIKILLHMETELFGTLREQAETEAISVFAKNLNDLLMAAPAGPKVTMGLDPGIRTGVKLAIVDATGKVIYTTTFFPHAPQNQWDKSKRTLAMLCKQHKVDLISIGNGTGSRETDKLVGEMMKAEPELNVQRIVISEAGASVYSASELASNELPGMDVSLRGAVSIARRLQDPLAELVKIEPKAIGVGQYQHDVSQSQLGKSLDTVIEDCVNAVGVDLNTASPALLSHVSGLNKTLANNIVMFRDTNGAFVDRKALKKVERLGPKAYEQAAGFLRVMNGKNALDASSVHPEAYPVVDIIASKANVAVNDIVGNTELLKQLNPEDFVTAEFGLPTLKDILKELDKPGRDPRPEFKTASFKEGVETMKDLKEGMILEGVVSNVANFGAFVDIGVHQDGLVHISSMTNTFISDPREVVKTGDVVKVKVMEVDVARKRISLSMRMDDTPSPSSNAAKGKPERSSKPKSQSNTAAPRGQKPAAKQSFGNAIMGNAFADAFNKAKK, from the coding sequence ATGATCATCGAGAAAATTGCTTCCGAGTTAAACGCGTCGCCAAAACAAATTCAAGCCGCTGTGGCTCTACTAGACGAGGGGTCTACCGTACCTTTTATTGCTCGTTACCGCAAAGAGGCAACGCAAGGGCTAGACGACACTCAACTACGTAACTTAGAACAACGTTTGGGTTATTTGCGTGAGTTAGAAGCACGTCGCAAAGTCATTCTTAAATCGATTGACGAACAAGGCAAGCTAGAAGACGGATTAAAAGCAAAATTGCTTGCAGCAGACAACAAAACCACGCTTGAAGATTTATATTTACCGTATAAACCACGCAGACGTACTAAAGGCCAAATAGCCATTGAAGCTGGTTTAGAGCCGCTCGCAGATGAACTGTACACGAATTCAGATGCACAACCGGAAACACTAGCAGAGCAGTATATTAACGCCGAGAATAATATTACTGACGCCAAAGCAGCACTGGATGGCGCCAAATTTATTTTAATGGAGCGTTTTTCGGAAAATGCCGATTTACTGCAAAGCGTTCGTCAATATCTCATTCGCAACGCGCATGTGAAGAGTGTTGTGGCTCCGGGCAAAGAAACAGAAGGTCAAAAATATAAAGACTATTTTGACTACACAGAGAAATACGCAAAAATTCCATCACACCGCGCACTCGCCATGTTTAGAGGCCGTAATGAAGGCATTCTGCAAATAAATATTGATGCCGACCCTCAGCAAGAAGAAGGCACTCGTCGCTCGCATGGCGAAGACTTGATAGAACAATCGTTAAATTTACGTCTGACCGACTCTGCACGCGATAAGTGGCTTAGCTCAGTCGTTCAGTGGACGTGGAAAATCAAAATTCTTTTGCACATGGAAACAGAACTGTTTGGCACTTTACGTGAACAGGCTGAAACGGAAGCAATAAGCGTATTTGCGAAAAACCTCAACGATTTATTAATGGCGGCTCCAGCAGGTCCAAAGGTCACAATGGGACTAGATCCCGGCATTCGTACAGGTGTGAAACTTGCTATTGTTGATGCAACGGGCAAAGTCATATACACCACAACCTTCTTCCCACACGCGCCACAAAATCAGTGGGATAAGTCTAAGCGCACTTTAGCTATGTTATGCAAGCAGCATAAAGTGGATTTAATCAGCATAGGCAACGGCACGGGCTCACGTGAAACGGATAAATTGGTTGGCGAAATGATGAAAGCCGAACCAGAATTGAACGTGCAGCGCATCGTAATCAGTGAAGCTGGCGCATCCGTTTACTCAGCGTCTGAGCTTGCCTCTAACGAATTACCTGGCATGGATGTGTCATTGCGCGGCGCTGTTTCCATTGCTCGTCGGCTGCAGGACCCATTGGCAGAGCTTGTGAAAATTGAGCCAAAAGCGATTGGTGTAGGCCAATATCAACATGACGTTAGCCAGAGTCAGCTAGGAAAATCCTTGGACACGGTCATTGAAGATTGTGTAAACGCTGTAGGCGTTGACCTCAACACAGCAAGCCCAGCATTATTGTCACACGTGTCTGGTTTGAACAAAACCCTAGCAAACAATATTGTTATGTTTCGCGATACCAACGGTGCGTTTGTTGATCGAAAAGCGCTGAAAAAGGTTGAACGATTAGGGCCTAAAGCATATGAGCAAGCTGCTGGTTTCCTTAGGGTAATGAATGGCAAGAATGCACTAGATGCATCATCAGTTCACCCTGAGGCTTACCCAGTTGTTGATATTATTGCATCCAAAGCCAATGTTGCGGTGAATGATATCGTAGGCAACACAGAGCTTTTAAAGCAGCTTAATCCTGAAGACTTTGTGACTGCCGAATTTGGCTTACCAACGCTTAAAGACATCTTAAAAGAACTGGATAAACCAGGACGTGACCCACGCCCAGAGTTTAAAACAGCCAGCTTTAAAGAGGGCGTTGAGACCATGAAGGACCTCAAGGAAGGAATGATCTTAGAAGGTGTTGTTAGTAACGTAGCAAATTTTGGTGCCTTCGTGGATATCGGTGTGCATCAAGATGGACTAGTTCATATTTCATCAATGACAAACACTTTCATTAGTGACCCTCGTGAAGTAGTGAAAACCGGCGACGTAGTAAAAGTAAAAGTGATGGAAGTGGATGTCGCGCGTAAACGTATTTCGTTATCAATGCGCATGGACGACACGCCTTCGCCATCAAGTAATGCAGCGAAAGGAAAGCCGGAGCGTTCGTCTAAACCCAAATCGCAAAGTAATACCGCTGCGCCAAGAGGCCAAAAGCCTGCAGCCAAGCAAAGTTTTGGAAACGCGATAATGGGCAATGCGTTTGCTGACGCATTTAATAAAGCGAAAAAATAA
- a CDS encoding YiiX/YebB-like N1pC/P60 family cysteine hydrolase — translation MGAVMSYIGDGLARFLSKPTAYYKTFSVFSQDQLQANLRPGDLLLVEGDSRISSAIKYLTQSTWSHVCIYIGEQPGLQPILEADLIEGVITVPLNKYDGFNLRICRPVGLTKEDTVKLLSFLIERLGHQYDTKNIFDLMRYLLPTPPIPQRFRRRMLAFGSGDPTKAICSTLIAQAFQSIRYPILPMQKDEYDALMQTNPAADTGLSAESCVIKQENDAEKPLVTNQAKSVHLSDELLLAKRHFSHFTPRDFDLSPYFEVIKPTLTSGFDYRAIQWSESE, via the coding sequence ATGGGCGCAGTGATGTCCTATATCGGCGATGGCTTAGCTAGGTTTCTGTCTAAGCCCACTGCGTATTACAAAACGTTTTCAGTTTTCAGCCAAGACCAGCTACAAGCTAATCTTCGCCCTGGCGATCTATTGTTAGTTGAGGGTGATAGTCGCATTAGCTCAGCCATAAAGTACCTCACGCAGTCGACATGGTCGCATGTGTGTATTTATATTGGTGAGCAGCCTGGCTTGCAGCCGATTTTAGAAGCCGATTTGATTGAAGGCGTAATCACCGTACCTTTAAACAAATATGATGGATTTAACCTACGTATTTGTCGTCCAGTTGGTCTCACAAAAGAAGATACGGTCAAGCTTTTGAGTTTTCTTATTGAACGTTTAGGACATCAATACGACACCAAAAACATCTTCGATTTAATGCGTTATTTACTACCAACGCCTCCTATTCCTCAGCGTTTTCGCCGCAGAATGCTGGCCTTCGGCAGTGGTGACCCAACAAAAGCGATTTGTTCGACATTAATCGCACAAGCATTTCAGTCAATTCGTTATCCTATCTTACCTATGCAAAAGGACGAATATGATGCGCTGATGCAGACCAATCCTGCTGCGGACACTGGCTTGAGTGCTGAAAGTTGCGTTATTAAGCAGGAGAATGATGCAGAAAAACCTCTTGTAACGAATCAAGCAAAGAGTGTTCACTTAAGCGACGAACTGCTGCTTGCCAAACGCCATTTCAGTCATTTTACGCCAAGAGATTTTGATTTATCCCCTTACTTTGAAGTGATTAAACCCACTTTGACCAGTGGATTCGACTATCGAGCCATACAGTGGTCTGAAAGCGAATAG
- a CDS encoding JmjC domain-containing protein gives MLDPKESIKHILSPTSYDEFFSHILSKKILIQRGEGAKARVAIGGRDPKAALLAGYAKYAPELTCHSHAPNSPPPKARNVENEDEFLALIKQYHELGYTVRFPDVTELSPPLSEFTRALEKQIGNPVGVVVFWSAPTNAAPVHYDEVDVIVIQLVGTKQWYISNTPTTYPNKWKNTGEGAPPFNDYQTVDVAPGDFIYLPRGTAHTVKSTSESIHLSIGFVPVTVREGMNAVLDHLSDLDIGLRQNIGQRADDIINDDKHATIHQQIRQGLKQLLAQSQSDDFIEDALKRRQAHMIAELPKLKPTIITSPLQANTIIEHSPHAMVEMIATTDTVDFCQPGEHILVHKGAEESLRFIINTPRFLVSDIPGGLGLDVQVALVSRLLSSGFLKLAD, from the coding sequence ATGTTAGACCCTAAAGAATCTATCAAACACATACTAAGCCCGACGTCTTACGATGAATTTTTCAGTCACATTTTGTCAAAAAAAATATTAATACAAAGAGGCGAAGGAGCAAAAGCACGGGTTGCTATAGGTGGAAGGGATCCGAAAGCAGCACTTTTAGCAGGTTATGCTAAATATGCACCGGAGTTAACTTGTCATTCGCATGCGCCTAATTCTCCCCCTCCCAAGGCCCGAAATGTTGAAAATGAAGACGAATTTTTGGCTTTAATTAAGCAATATCATGAATTAGGATATACCGTTCGGTTTCCTGATGTTACAGAACTATCACCCCCTCTGAGCGAGTTTACTCGCGCACTTGAGAAGCAAATTGGCAATCCTGTTGGGGTCGTCGTTTTTTGGAGCGCGCCAACTAATGCAGCACCTGTGCATTATGACGAAGTTGATGTGATTGTGATTCAATTAGTCGGGACGAAGCAGTGGTACATTTCAAATACTCCTACTACTTACCCTAATAAATGGAAAAATACGGGAGAGGGCGCGCCACCGTTCAACGATTACCAAACGGTAGACGTGGCGCCTGGCGACTTTATTTATTTACCCAGAGGCACGGCGCACACCGTAAAATCTACAAGCGAATCAATTCACCTATCGATTGGTTTTGTACCCGTTACCGTGCGCGAAGGCATGAACGCCGTGCTTGACCACTTATCTGATTTAGATATAGGACTTCGGCAAAATATTGGTCAACGAGCCGACGATATTATTAACGATGATAAACACGCTACGATCCATCAGCAAATTCGCCAAGGCTTAAAGCAACTTTTAGCCCAGAGTCAATCCGATGACTTTATTGAGGATGCACTAAAGCGAAGACAAGCGCATATGATTGCAGAGTTGCCAAAACTTAAGCCCACGATTATAACGTCGCCATTGCAAGCAAATACGATAATAGAACACAGCCCACATGCCATGGTAGAGATGATTGCGACGACTGATACTGTTGATTTTTGTCAACCGGGTGAGCACATTTTAGTGCATAAAGGGGCGGAAGAGAGTCTAAGGTTTATTATCAATACACCGCGTTTCCTTGTATCAGATATTCCTGGAGGCTTAGGTCTTGATGTTCAAGTTGCGCTGGTGAGTCGACTTCTTAGCAGCGGTTTTTTAAAGTTGGCAGATTAA
- a CDS encoding acyloxyacyl hydrolase, whose amino-acid sequence MKLLSSYSLTASMSVLICGLLTIQIAQAANQNTEARKQSIAADVLIGEDDVSGLRLSYRPLTHQVKNIPYFDTLDVYWELSINFWEYGDNNQHQTNYVLALSPVVSKVFYQVADKYPLRWEFGIGVSLVDDTRFAGKDIGSHYQFEDRLGLSLSFGEDLRQMASIRYMHYSNGGLNSKNPGMDFLNMAYSYQF is encoded by the coding sequence ATGAAACTTTTATCATCTTATTCACTTACAGCCTCAATGTCAGTTTTGATATGTGGATTATTAACAATACAAATTGCTCAAGCGGCAAACCAAAATACTGAAGCACGGAAACAATCAATAGCAGCGGATGTACTGATAGGAGAAGACGATGTATCAGGCCTTAGGTTGTCTTACCGTCCGCTTACTCATCAAGTAAAAAATATCCCTTATTTCGATACTTTAGACGTATATTGGGAGTTGAGCATCAACTTTTGGGAATACGGTGATAACAATCAACATCAGACAAATTATGTATTAGCGCTCAGCCCCGTAGTCAGCAAAGTATTCTATCAAGTGGCCGACAAGTATCCATTACGATGGGAGTTTGGGATCGGAGTGTCGCTCGTAGATGACACCAGATTTGCTGGTAAGGATATCGGTTCCCACTACCAGTTTGAGGATCGGCTCGGTTTATCATTATCCTTCGGTGAAGATTTGCGACAAATGGCGTCAATCAGATATATGCATTACAGCAATGGTGGCTTAAACAGTAAAAATCCCGGTATGGATTTCTTAAATATGGCGTATAGCTACCAGTTTTAA
- a CDS encoding MFS transporter, giving the protein MKQTVEVTQAGRSQPLSNSLVTVIALCCGLIVANIYYAQPIIELLAPDVGLSTHSASLIVSLTQIGYALGLFFLVPLADLIENKRLMLLTLLISFLSLIAIALADSPSVLLILCLTVGISSVSVQILIPLAAHLSSDAKRGQVLGNIMAGLLLGILLARPISSLIADHFGWRAVFYFAAGCMVFIAAVIYFAIPIRQPSHKTSYFALLKSLKQLIVSQAVLRQRAFYQALMFASFSLFWTSVPVVLAREYGLSQTEIAVFALVGAAGAIAAPIAGRLADMGYTHQVSLVAKVMAVVCFLPTLYELPHGVIVLALTGVLIDFAVQANMVLGQRAVYELVPESRARLNAIYMTSIFLGGALGSLIASPLYESGGWSSVAIVAAIMPLISLIAFGINARKSKVA; this is encoded by the coding sequence ATGAAACAAACAGTCGAAGTCACGCAAGCAGGCCGATCGCAACCACTCAGTAATTCATTAGTAACAGTTATCGCGCTATGTTGCGGCTTAATTGTTGCTAATATTTACTACGCACAGCCGATTATAGAATTGTTAGCGCCCGATGTGGGGCTAAGCACTCACAGCGCGAGCCTCATCGTATCGTTAACGCAAATAGGTTATGCCTTAGGACTGTTTTTTTTAGTTCCCTTGGCCGATTTAATCGAAAACAAGCGACTAATGTTGCTCACCTTGTTAATTTCGTTTTTGAGTCTTATAGCCATCGCACTGGCAGACTCCCCAAGTGTCTTGCTGATTTTATGCTTAACGGTAGGAATCAGTTCGGTGTCTGTTCAGATACTGATCCCGCTAGCGGCACATTTATCCTCCGATGCAAAACGCGGGCAAGTTCTCGGCAATATTATGGCCGGATTGTTGTTAGGCATTTTGCTCGCCAGACCCATTTCGAGCTTGATAGCTGATCACTTTGGTTGGCGTGCGGTGTTTTATTTTGCTGCTGGGTGTATGGTTTTTATTGCAGCGGTTATTTATTTTGCAATTCCGATTAGGCAACCAAGCCATAAAACCAGTTACTTTGCGTTACTGAAGTCCTTGAAGCAGCTTATCGTTAGTCAAGCAGTATTGCGTCAGCGTGCTTTTTATCAAGCGCTCATGTTTGCTTCTTTTAGCCTATTTTGGACCAGCGTCCCTGTTGTACTTGCTAGAGAGTATGGATTATCACAAACTGAAATCGCCGTGTTTGCATTAGTAGGTGCCGCAGGTGCGATAGCTGCTCCCATCGCTGGCCGCTTAGCCGATATGGGATACACTCATCAAGTATCCCTCGTCGCAAAAGTAATGGCTGTAGTGTGTTTTTTACCGACCTTGTATGAACTGCCGCATGGAGTAATTGTATTGGCATTAACTGGCGTATTAATCGATTTTGCCGTCCAGGCAAATATGGTGCTAGGTCAGCGTGCTGTATATGAACTTGTCCCAGAGAGTAGAGCTCGCTTAAATGCTATTTACATGACCAGTATATTTTTGGGAGGTGCGCTTGGCTCTCTTATCGCTAGCCCGCTATACGAATCTGGCGGATGGAGCAGCGTAGCGATAGTCGCAGCAATCATGCCGTTAATATCGCTGATCGCGTTTGGTATTAATGCTAGAAAAAGTAAAGTAGCGTGA
- a CDS encoding AAA family ATPase → MRKVIIFGNSGSGKSTLAAKLRDQGLAHLDLDVLAWLPTSPPERSSLEDAHHKIQTFIRETDEWVVEGCYSDLLELVKPFANKAIFMNLPAKLCMENASKRPWEPHKYESKEAQDENLAMLLDWIAQYTSRKDALSYTAHRALYDSFTGEKAEILCNQDI, encoded by the coding sequence GTGAGAAAAGTCATCATTTTTGGAAATTCAGGCTCAGGTAAGTCTACGTTAGCTGCAAAACTTCGCGACCAAGGCCTTGCTCATCTTGATTTGGACGTTTTAGCTTGGCTTCCCACAAGTCCCCCTGAGCGAAGCTCCCTAGAGGACGCACACCATAAAATTCAAACTTTTATCCGAGAAACGGATGAATGGGTCGTGGAAGGCTGTTATTCGGACCTATTAGAGTTAGTAAAACCGTTTGCAAACAAAGCTATATTTATGAATCTGCCGGCTAAACTTTGTATGGAGAATGCCAGCAAGCGGCCATGGGAACCACATAAATATGAATCAAAAGAAGCTCAAGATGAGAATTTAGCAATGTTGTTAGACTGGATCGCTCAGTATACAAGCAGAAAGGATGCTCTTTCATATACAGCCCACAGAGCGCTGTACGATTCCTTCACAGGAGAAAAGGCAGAGATTCTTTGCAATCAAGACATTTAA